CTTGCAAATCCTTCTTAACTAAAACAATTTAAATACTGTGAAGGAGGTGCCGGCATATTTCCCCCTACAAATATCAAACAAGTGCTTCTTGAAAGTGGGGTACAAGATGGAGTTCAAACTGGTGGAAGTACAAAAGTAAATTATACAATATACTTAAGCTCATATGAAATACTTCTAGGAAACCATATAAGAAACAATTCCTTTCATACAATGGATGAAACTGCTCAGTAGCAATGTTCTCTGTTCAAAATGATAGGGCATTAATGATTTAATATTCAGCACATTTTTTCGACCAAAAGCAAACCCAAATAGCTAATTAATGAAGCTGGCCCAAACAATCTTAACTGAACCAAAATGTTTCCACCTACAGACCCAGCATTTCAAAAAGCGAAAAACCAGAGACTAAaaccccaatacagtggtaccatggtttatgaacttaatctctTCCAGAACTCCGTTCTCAAACCAAAGCggtcttaaaccaaggcgtgctttcccctttccccctctgtttGTGTCTGGCTGCTCTCCAACCTATGGGTTGGCAAaccaaggcctgggggccagatccggcccaattgccttctaaatccggcttgcgtatggtccgggaatcagcgtgtttttacatgagtagaatgtgtgcttttatttaaaatgcatatctgggttgtttgtggggcataggaattcgttcattttttctccaaaatatagtccagtcccccgcaaggtctgagggacagtggaccagccccctgctgaaaacgttggctgacccctgctccaaccTGTTCTGCTCTCAGTCATCCAGTGGCAGCAGGGAGGTGAGTTTCCTGAACTCCCACCAGAGAGAGAAGATGGTCCTGCTTCACATTTTGGTGTTAAGTTGGCTGGGAGAGGTAAAGATTGATGACGGTCTGCCCAGGTTGGATGCTTGAGTTTCTGCTTCTGTTCAGAGGCTGCTACCTTTCTTCACTGCTTCTTCGATCCGAGGTCTCAGCGCTGACAGAGAGATGAGAATTGCTTCCTCGGTCCTGATGGTGCGGCTGCCCTGCCCCGGACAGGTGTTCAAATAAAAGTCAAACAAGGTGCTTGGATCTGTGACCTCCAGGTTTAGGTCCATGTCCACGCTTGCCTCCAGGCCTTGCAAGCCTCCGAAAACTATCAGAGCATGTCTGAAAGGAGGCAGAGTTGCCTGGTCCACAGAGGCCCCTCGCTCAGAGGTTCCAATGGAGAGATCGTAGCCTTCTTTATATGGGGACTCAGCAAACACAGCACTCAGACAGGATGCCAAGCGGACACTGTAGCCCCAGTAGAGCCCAGAAGTAGTTCGGGGCTGGTGCGATGAAACGACCACCCCCTTCTGTGTTTTGCTCTCTGGATTTTGCTGTGGGTTGAGACGCACTGTAACACGAAGGCCTGCCTCCAACTGCTTATCGATCTGTACCTCCTTTTGCATTCCACAGTTCACAAAGGATCCCCGACCAGGCTTGGTGGGCCGTGACAAAACCACTCCTTCCCGATACTCTGATTCCTCCCCTATCCGCACGTGGTGGGGGCTGTCTAAGGGGTTTAAGAGCCCTGCAAACTGGAGGTCCTGGTGTTTGGGGAAAAAAGACTTCCTAAGGTATTGGGGACATTCCAGGTACTGCAGAATCCGTGCCAGCTGCACACACGCCTGACCTCTCTTCTTGATCCCTTCAAATTCACCTTCCACCGTCTTTGAATCCTCCCCTTGCTCATCAAACACCACAATCTCGTCCACGCAGAAGATGACACAGGCCCTGGCAATCTGCCCGGCAAGGTAAGTCCGCAACTCTGCCGACTGGGCGTTGCTGAGAATGGAGCCTGGAAGGGCAACGCTGACCGTGTAGTTCCGTCCTTTATCTTCAATGggcttttcctcctctttctgtttctctgtcACTTCCTGCATCATCTTCTTATCCAGTTTCCTCAACAGCTTCAGCTCCTTCCATTTCTTCATCTCCTCCTTCTTTTCCTGCTTCCATTTGCGCCAGTCCATTTTTCTGTCTTCTCCCTCCCGTAATCGCTTCGCCTGGCTTTTCTCCGCCATGTTCCACTCGTCCAATCACCATCCGACAGCTTCTGCAAAAGACACATTTAAGGTATTTTCATACCCTTTTAGTTTTATTTGACTATTAAAGTGAAAGCATTACCCTGTGTTTTAAActgatatgaaagctaggagctaaatggcaccttaaacctatgttatgggcacaacaacagaatgccTAGGCgcgctttttttttaataacaagaacacaaagctgaaaatgaatgaactgcagctaaaatattatggtCCTTTCTCACATGGTCTAGTCCGTCCCCTGCCCactccctaatattcttaagaggttacaggtaggtagccgtgttggtctggatcgaagtaaaataaaaacattccttcagtagcaccttaaagaccaactaagtttttattttggtatgagctttcgtgtgcatgcacttctgaagaagtgtgcatgcacacgaaagctcataccaaaataaaaacttagttggtctttaaggtgctactgaaggaatttttttattcttaagagggtctcttctccagtcttcagaaagtAGCTGGAAGTCAGGAGACAGAAAgaggtccccctttccttccactctgcagttttaatctgaaatcttaggcacagtactgcgcccagagctcagaaactgcttgtgcttATGAAATTCTGTCGCacaatgtgcctagaacaatgggagtttcgaacactgtccCTAGTTCCATAATTACCATCCTGAACAACCAGTGCATTCATAAGGACATCTGGAGTGCAAAGAGTACAAGCACATAAAAGATGGGCCGAAGTGATTTAAGAAGCATGAATCCTAAGACAAGAGATAGGCCCtcatgaaattttattttatcctcTTATAATCCTCAGTAAAAAGCTCTACTCATAATCATGGCAGAAGTTTCCACCCTACTGACGACAAAAAAGCACTCCTTTATGAAGCTACCTTCTTTTCATCACTTGGAAAGTTGATGGAGAGCACAAAATTCCTAATTCTTCTTCACATTTATAAAGAATTGTCCTTTTGTCAACAAGGTGGGAGGACTATTGCagatcttctgttgttgttttttttaaaaaaaaactaaggatCTCTGAGCAACTTGCATTTACTAGAAATACAACACAGGCACAAAACGTCTGCACTACAAAGAAAGAACAGCTTGCTTCCCCTTGCAGCACAAACATCTCTTTATCCACATTGAGCAGTGGCTCACACAAGGCATATTGGAGGTATGAGatatggtggggagagagaagcataCAGCATTTAGACTTGAGAGTAGTCCTTTCCTTGGGACAATTTTTCGGCtgcttacttatgagtaagcaTGATAGGAGAGTGCTATTAAAGCTAATAAGCAACATTAATCCTGAAGAGGAAGTCAAGCTAGTCTTTAATAGAAAATGTTTTAATTCTGCACAGCTGAAGAAAGACAACAGCTGAAGCTTTTTGTGGGCTAGAACCCCTCTTCATCAAAGGACGAAAGTACTATTCTAGGTTGAAAGGTGCAGACATACATGGAATGAGGAGCGGAAGCTAAAAGCCAGCGGGGGTTCAAGCACAATAGAGCAGGGCCCTGCTGCTTTATGGACAGCCTCCACGCGTGTGCCCATCTGGGTAGATCTCACCCCTGATCCAAAAATGCATATCCCTCTCCATGAAAAGCGCCCCTGAGGCGCCACAGCTTACTGGAGCAAAAAAATTGAAAACGTTATAGCAAAGTAGGGTTACGACAAGGCCCTTTTCACGAGGAAGGTACAGCCATTAAGCACTTTCAAGAAATACGAGGGTGGGAGAAAAATATCCCGCGTTCCAGATCCTCGCGGGTGTAAACTTCATTCCCCTGGTCTATCAAAAGGAAGAGCGAGGGGGGGGAACCCGGAAGAGGAAGCCCCGCCCACTTACTGGCGGTCGCGCAAGTCCTGACGTCACACTCGGCTTCCGGTCCGCAGCCCCGCCCCCCTACGCAACGTTTACCTCAGCCCGTTGAAACAGTTTTCCGCGGTAACGGTTGCGGAGTTCGCGGCCCTCCTCGCCCGTCGACATTCGCCACACAAAATGTGGCTGTTTTTAAGCCAATGGACGGAGGTCAcattctcccccccacacacacattaaaaggcCTCACCGCACCCACACCTACCTTGGCTTCGTTTGTCTCGGGCCTCCGCCGGGGCCGCTCCTCAGCTCCCCTTCACCTCCAGCCGTCTCAACGAAATGGGACCGAGACGTGACTGAAGAGCGCACAAAATGGCGCCTGGCGAAGGCGGTGgggaggaaaataataatgaaaccatCACGGCCGGAGGACGCATGCGCGTTAGGACTCTGCTTTCTCTTCGCCGCCTCCGCAAGCTTCTGTTGGCCCCGCCCTCCACCTTTCCGTTTTCATGAGACAGGCGCAGGCAGCCAATCACCTCCCGCCATTCCTCttcattcttccccccccctgcccacccgCTCCTTAGATTCCTGCCCCGCCAAGTCCTCCTCCAATCTCCTCTCGCGGCGCTTCACATCCGGCCCCTGCAAGCCTCTCGCTCGCTTCCCCTTCTCAGCCCAGGGAGGCGGGGCGGCTGGAAACTTTGACTTCACTCCCTTTTTTAAGCCCCCGGTCGTCCAACGGCGCTTCGCCATTCCTCGGTTTGGACCAATGAAAAGTCTttgaggatggggagggggagtagaTGGGGGAGAAAGGTGGGCGGGGAAacgaagaacaagaagaagatgAAGTCGGGTGTGGGTGGGGCGGAGGAAAGCGGCCGCCCAATCGCGACACGGAGAGATGCCCTTCCGCAGTCCAATGAAAGGCGGGAGATGCGCGCGGCGCCCAACAAGGGCGGGGCAGAGCGCCCCCTCGAGCGTCACGGGCGGGGAGGGGGCCCCGCGAGGGGAGGAGCCAATGGGAGGCCGCGCAGCGCAGATCCTGCTCAACAGCTTGTTATTTGGGTGTTGAGCCGCGGAAGGCAGCAGCGCTGGACGAGGGAgtcccgtccgtccgtccgtcagTCAGAGAGCCAGAGCGCGCGAGCTGCCGGGCTGCcgggggcggggaagaggcggagctgAGGCGCGAGACGACAGGCCCGgcctccttccccacctccctccctccctccctccctccccgctgccgccgctcgcTCCGTCGTTGTCGTCGTCGTCCTTCGCCGTCGCCGCCGCTTGTTTCCTGCTCGGGGTCGGACGGCGGAGACGCGCCCACGTCTTATACCGTACCGCGCGGAGGAAGGAAAcgggcagccgccgccgccgccggatcCTCGTCGGCGGTGAGTTGGTGGCGGGGTTGAGGGGGCCTGGCCGGGCTGCTGCTGGAACTCGGGATCCCCTCCGGAGGGTGCGGGAGGGCCCTGGCGgcatcctcctcctgctcctctaaTGCCTGACCGGCGGCGGGGGCCAAGGGAGGCGGAGGAGACGCGCtgccttctgcctccttcccctcACGGAGGAGCAACAACACCGGCCAAGTCTTCCTTCCTCTTGCCACACTTTGAGCAGCTCTCTTTCCCCGCCACATCTGGATGAGGCCCCCTTCAGCTCGGGGCGGGCCTCCTTCCCATtacttctcttttctcttctcccccccccaaaagaaagcccTTCGTCAGTTGCCTTGGCCTTCctcggagggggggggttggaggggttcttgccctccctccccccgcttgCCATCTCCTTGTTTGGGGGGCCGAGGCGACTGTGTGTTGGGGAGCTGTTGGGGTGGGCCGGGAGGccagggggaagaagggggttcCTAGAGGCCAAGGCCTAGAAGAGGGGTGAGTTTTTTAAtcgggtgggtgggaaagggggggggaatgtgtttcCTTTCGGAGTCCATAGGGGAAAGAGGAGGTTTTCCAAAACAGCACGAATTTTGTTTTCACTCTTGGGGGCGGAAGGAGGAGGGCTTCGGCATATGGGGAAGTgcgtttaaaaggaatggggctTGTTTCGAGCAAGGCCTGGATGTGAATCGTAGTGGAAACtaagtgcagggggtggggaaagaaggcATGAGGTGCCTTTCAGCGTTGCAAGGCAGAAGAGTGATTTTGCTAAGCGGGTGAAGGGGATGTTGCCGACAACTTGCTGGAGCCCTGTGCACCCTTGGGTGCAAGTCCCACTTGAGTacatacttttgagtaaacatagaGAGGATCAAGCTGGAAGTCATAAATGGAGGGTGTGTCTGCATTTGACTGGCCTGTCAGCCTCCCCTTTGCCAGGCAGCATTTTTACCTTCAGATATATTTTTGTCTGTCTTTTCAGATTTAAGAAAGCTGAGAGGGGGGCTGAAGATCCTGGCTTCCTGGGATTGCTCCTGTTTCTTGATCATCCTCTTGCTTCCTTTAAGTGAATGTCTTCTCCGTGGCCTTAGAGTTTCTTTTCTTGGCAGGCTGAAGAGAAAAAGGATGGATGACAGTTACTGACGGGGGATGCAGAGATGAGCAAGAGGGAGCTGAAATAGAGAGAAGGTAGCAGCATCAGCTACTTCTCAACCAGAACTCCAAATTTCCTGCTTACTACTTTTCAGCACTTTCCTTCTCCTTGTCAGTATGAGGCCTGGAATGGGTGTTCTACAGATGCAGAAGTTGTGTGTTATGTACACTAAGGAGAGGATTGTGTTTTCATAATTGACCATTGACATCATAGTTTAAGTTCTTGCTCTTCAGTTCTGTCACTTTTTTCTAATTACGTGTATTAATATTACCATTTTCTCATTGTTTTCTAGATTTTTCTTTAACTGTGGTAAAGAGAAAACTTCTGAGCTGGAATCCCTCAAATAACCTTCAAAGATGAAGGTAAATCTGTTTCTCAACTTCTCaattttccctttcttctgttCTCTAGCCTGCTAATGATTTTGTATTGCTATGATTATTTTCCTTCAATGTTAAAAGTACATCATCCTGTTGAATACATATTTAGTGAAATGTGGTTCATATGCCACTGCTAAGAAGATTACCTTTTGCTGAACAGCCACATATCTCTGCAAACCCTGTGAACAATTTAATATTACAGTATAGAAATACAGTCGCATAAAATAGGATGTTGCCTCACACCAGGTCAAACTATTGATTCGTCTAGGCTATTACTGGCTATCCACCATCTCAAGCAGAGGTCATTTCTATTTCATGCTACCTGATGCTGGAAATTGAAGTTGGTACCCTCTGCATTTAAAGCATggaagaaaatgtttttatttgcagttccaaaatggtggcaagaATTTTGTTTTACTTATGTGTACTCACTGGGAAGCTACTTTCCAgctctggaaataaataaattgagacATCTCCTAATCTGGTTCTTTACTTTCAATAACTTTTATATCAGTGACATCAATGCTAAAATTCTTGCTTACATTGTGTTTCAAACGTTTCTCGGAAAAGTCGAAATTGCTGTTTTCCACTATGGTGTACTGGGAATAGGAAGTGAAATTGTATCCCTGCCCACTCACTTGCTGGGTTGTAAGATTGTTCGCTAGTTGTTACTTGCTGTTAAATACATCACTATTCAGTGCTACTTGTTCGTTAGCGATTACTTATCATTAAAAAGGTCACTATTCAATGATACTAATTCATTGAACAGAAGTACAGTATGGTCAAAGTTGATCAAAGTGAAAGTACATAAAACACTGCCTTATACTTATTTTCTAATGAATTAAGCCCTAATTGTtggactaaggctgcaatctaatgcacacttacctgggaactaCCCTGTTGAAATGTGCTGTTAAAGTATTTTCTAATAAATGGGCTGTTAAGCTGGCAAATGATGCAGTGTTGTATCAGTAGTCAAAACATTGTTAACCTCTGCTGTTCTGTATCcaggtgtttggttttttgggAGTGCAGCTTTTGGAAAAAGTGAACAGGAAACTAAGGAAAATTAGTGTTGCATTCTATCCTCATTAAACAACAATTGggcttgtttttttccctttcaactGTACATGAGAAATGTATTCCTAAACAAAAAGTTACTTTTGGTATGTCTGCCTGAGAAACCACTTGTTGCCAGTAAGACTTAAAATCCACTGGCTGAAGCAGCAGCTGCCAAATTTTGTGTTTACAACTGCAATATTTGAATACTGTGCACTTCTTCAAAGACTTGTAGGATTATTTTTAGTGTTTCCAGTGTGTACTGTTAAGTATTGGTCACTGCAAGGTGCTGTCCAAATAGTAGATGACAAATGGTATAAAGATTTGGGTTAATCTATATGGTATCTtagtaaaagcaaaacacaaaaaccaaGCCCTTTCTCATTTTGGTGACTAGAGTTTTTCTGAATGGATAAACTAAATGCAATAGATTCTAAAGACTTGTTGGGTCAGAGTAAACCTGCGTGCATATGCAACTCCGCTGATTGCCAGCGGCAGGTCTTAGTCTGTCAGTTACTTCCTGGAGACTTAAAAGTTTTTCATCGTGCTTTTGTTATGATTAAGCTTAAAGTTGTGCCAAGAGAGAAGTGTGCTTGAATGCATACCCTTTGACCATTTTTCGCTCTTTCTTCAGGCAGCAGATGAGCCTGCCTACCTGACAGTTGGGACTGATGTCAGTGCCAAATACCGGGGTGCCTTCTGCGAGGCAAAAATTAAGACGGTAAAAAGGCTGGTGAAAGTCAAGGTAAGAGAGAGCACTCATTAGCCATAGGTCGTTCACATCACCTATTTCCTTAGATACTTTTAGCTAGGgacccagggaccttctgcatgaaagtgCATGCATCCTGCTGCTAAGGAAGCCCAGCCCAAAAAGGCACCCTGTGGAAATAAGAAGCTTGCCAAAATGTAAGGTAGCATCATTACAGCATTGGGGTCGGGGAGAGAATCGGGAAAACCCTGCATTTCCCCCTTGGGTATGTGCAGCTTCATTTTAGGATTCTGTCTTTGCTGAAgagcaggttttttgtttttgtttaaaaaaaagaaagaaaaatcaatcaACAATTTGTGGTTACTATAAATTTGATGGGGCTTTTTTGTAAATACTGAAATGAGTAAGGCTTCACCTGTATGATATCTAGAAATTCAGCTTTGAAAATAAATTCATTTCTGAAGTGTTTCCATTAAGGGTATCTTCTAGCAATGGAGTGGACGGGTCTACAGTTG
The nucleotide sequence above comes from Zootoca vivipara chromosome 1, rZooViv1.1, whole genome shotgun sequence. Encoded proteins:
- the LOC118079594 gene encoding putative methyltransferase C9orf114; this translates as MAEKSQAKRLREGEDRKMDWRKWKQEKKEEMKKWKELKLLRKLDKKMMQEVTEKQKEEEKPIEDKGRNYTVSVALPGSILSNAQSAELRTYLAGQIARACVIFCVDEIVVFDEQGEDSKTVEGEFEGIKKRGQACVQLARILQYLECPQYLRKSFFPKHQDLQFAGLLNPLDSPHHVRIGEESEYREGVVLSRPTKPGRGSFVNCGMQKEVQIDKQLEAGLRVTVRLNPQQNPESKTQKGVVVSSHQPRTTSGLYWGYSVRLASCLSAVFAESPYKEGYDLSIGTSERGASVDQATLPPFRHALIVFGGLQGLEASVDMDLNLEVTDPSTLFDFYLNTCPGQGSRTIRTEEAILISLSALRPRIEEAVKKGSSL